The Pseudomonas nunensis genome includes the window GATGTGATTGGTCGTGTGCAACTGACCCCGGTGGCGCTGGCAGAAGGCATGGCGGTTGCGCGACGCTTGTTCAAGCCTGAGCAGTATCGTCCGGTGGACTACAAGATGATCCCGACAGCGGTGTTCAGCTTGCCGAACATCGGCACCGTCGGCCTCACCGAAGAAGAAGCCCGGGAAGCCGGGCATGACGTGGTGATCTACGAAAGCCGTTTCCGGCCAATGAAGCTGACCCTGACCGAGTGTCAGGAGCGCACGCTCATGAAACTGGTTGTGGATGCCAAGACTGACAAGGTGTTGGGCTGCCACATGGTCGGTCCCGATGCCGGGGAAATCGTCCAAGGTTTGGCGATTGCCCTGAAGGCCGGCGCCACCAAGCGCGATTTCGACGAAACCATCGGTGTGCACCCGACGGCCGCCGAAGAGTTCGTCACCATGCGGACGCCGGTCGCGGGTTAATCGTCTTTAGCTGCGTCTGGCGCCGTCGCAACGACTGCCGCCAGACGCACGCTTTCATCCAGGCTGGCCTGGGTCTTCGCCAATTCGACTTCCAGTGACTGATTGATCTGCGACTGCTCGTCGACGTTCTGTTTGAGCGCCTGACTTTCCAGCAAGGCGATGCGCAAGCGTTCCTGAAGAAGGGTGCGTTCGCTGTCGACGCGGTTGGCTTGTTCCAGCAGTTGATCCTGGCGAGTATTGGCTTGTTTGAGCTGCTCTTGTAGCAGGCTCAACTCCCGCAGCGTTCCACGGTTCTCGGTTAGCAAGCGCTCGTTGTCGCGATGCAACTGGGTGATCTCATCCTGACGGACGAGGGCGCTTTGCTGGGCCTGGCGCAATTCCATCTGAATCTGTTGCACCTGGCCTTCATGGCGACGCTGATCCTGTTCGCGCTGCTCCTTGACGGCATTGCGATAATGTTCGAGCGCGTCCCGGGCGTGCAGGTGTTTCTCTTCGAGGGAGCGGATCTGCTCGTCCTTGTCTTTCAAGCGCAATTCAAAATCCGCCAGCGCCTGGTTCAGCCCGGCGTTGCGGGTTTGCTCGGTCTGCAGCATCGAGCGGGTTTCCAGCAGCGCGTCGGATTCCTGAGTCAGTGCCAGGCTTTGAATTTCATATTGCTGATGCAGTTCGCTGTTGGCCTCTCGGGCTTCATCGAGCTGTGACTCCAACTCCTTGCGCTGGCGGTTGAACTGCTCGCGGGCCTGATCAATCGGCTCTTGCGCCTGCTCCTTCAGGCGTTGCGCCAGGCGCGACACCAGTCCGGCCAGCTCATCATCGATGGGTTCGGACGTCGCTTCAGTACGCTCCGGGCCGCCATCCAATTCCTTCAAATAGCGATGAATCGTGGTTTTCGAGCCGGTATT containing:
- a CDS encoding DNA-binding protein; amino-acid sequence: MARGGVNKAVVQAARLAILARGENPSIDAVRIEMGNTGSKTTIHRYLKELDGGPERTEATSEPIDDELAGLVSRLAQRLKEQAQEPIDQAREQFNRQRKELESQLDEAREANSELHQQYEIQSLALTQESDALLETRSMLQTEQTRNAGLNQALADFELRLKDKDEQIRSLEEKHLHARDALEHYRNAVKEQREQDQRRHEGQVQQIQMELRQAQQSALVRQDEITQLHRDNERLLTENRGTLRELSLLQEQLKQANTRQDQLLEQANRVDSERTLLQERLRIALLESQALKQNVDEQSQINQSLEVELAKTQASLDESVRLAAVVATAPDAAKDD